One stretch of Oceanipulchritudo coccoides DNA includes these proteins:
- a CDS encoding succinate dehydrogenase/fumarate reductase iron-sulfur subunit has product MSEKNIQITLKVWRQKDASETGQFETYKMDEVSTSSSFLEMLDLLNEQLIAEDKDPVAFDHDCREGICGMCSLVINGIPHGKNALQTTCQLHMRSFSNGDTITIEPYRSKPFPVMRDLVVDRTPLDTIMQAGGFVDQRVGAAQDANALPISKEIADKAMDAAACIGCGACVAVCPNASAMLFTSAKVSQLNMLPQGKPEKDRRSLSMVNAMDGAGFGNCTNIGECEAACPKGISLDFIAKMNRDYAVASAKKFFGAIG; this is encoded by the coding sequence ATGTCTGAGAAAAACATTCAAATCACCTTGAAAGTGTGGCGTCAAAAGGACGCCTCCGAAACCGGCCAGTTTGAGACCTACAAGATGGATGAGGTCTCCACCTCTTCTTCCTTCCTGGAGATGCTTGATTTGTTGAACGAGCAACTGATCGCGGAGGACAAGGATCCTGTGGCTTTCGACCATGATTGCCGTGAGGGTATCTGCGGGATGTGTTCCCTCGTAATCAATGGTATTCCCCACGGTAAGAATGCCTTGCAGACGACCTGCCAGTTGCACATGCGCAGTTTCAGCAATGGGGATACGATCACGATCGAGCCCTACCGCTCAAAGCCTTTCCCGGTGATGAGGGACCTCGTCGTTGACCGGACTCCGCTTGATACGATCATGCAGGCGGGCGGATTTGTTGATCAGCGCGTGGGCGCGGCGCAGGACGCAAACGCCCTTCCGATTTCCAAGGAAATCGCTGACAAGGCGATGGATGCAGCGGCCTGTATCGGCTGCGGCGCATGCGTGGCAGTTTGCCCGAATGCGTCGGCCATGCTCTTCACCTCGGCCAAGGTGAGCCAGCTGAACATGCTTCCGCAGGGTAAGCCCGAAAAGGACCGCCGCTCACTAAGCATGGTCAACGCCATGGATGGTGCCGGCTTCGGCAACTGTACCAACATCGGTGAGTGTGAAGCGGCTTGTCCGAAAGGCATCAGCCTCGATTTCATTGCCAAAATGAACCGCGACTACGCGGTGGCCTCCGCGAAGAAGTTTTTTGGGGCAATCGGCTGA
- the rny gene encoding ribonuclease Y: MISIIAAFVAGLLLAGVLALLVYQRRKKTDEALLSERCRIIEREKTLEIEELKLREEIALEKRQAEADRELKRREIEIRGLEEETAVGASAVAKEREKLEKRRSELDERYDVIERSEDRLRENIAEYRTRLQEVSQLTVDSAREQLLEQVRHDIQDEVRELKEELLGRSEKEVEAEAKRTLIACMQRLSAAPQEDITATIVAIPSDDMKGRIIGREGRNIKSFESMTGTTLLIDETPDSVLISSFDPVRRETARLALEALIKDGRIHPSSIEEAVNRAEEEVKQSVVDSGEDALRRLRLNRMHPEIVSCLGKLRFRLSNNQNSLEHSVEVANLCALIASELGLDTELAKRSGLLHDIGKVLDQDHEGSHALAGSYLLKRLGTEDPKVVNAVAAHHSEVPAESPYVALVMIADSLSATRPGVRADSLDGYLHRVRSLEEIAQSMEGVSEAYAIQAGREIRVIVSPGSVSEADAGLLARNIRRRIEDELQYPGTIKVTVIREQRFSETAQ, translated from the coding sequence TTGATAAGTATCATAGCCGCCTTTGTCGCGGGTCTCCTCTTGGCGGGAGTCCTCGCCCTCCTCGTCTATCAGCGTCGCAAGAAAACTGACGAAGCGCTTCTTTCGGAGCGTTGCCGGATTATCGAACGCGAAAAGACCCTCGAAATTGAGGAGTTGAAGCTGCGCGAGGAAATTGCTCTGGAAAAGCGGCAGGCTGAGGCCGACCGGGAGCTCAAACGACGCGAAATCGAGATTCGTGGTCTTGAAGAAGAGACGGCTGTGGGGGCAAGTGCAGTTGCAAAGGAACGCGAAAAGCTCGAAAAGCGGCGGTCAGAGCTGGATGAACGCTACGATGTCATTGAGCGATCGGAGGATCGTCTCCGCGAAAATATAGCGGAATATCGCACCCGCCTCCAGGAAGTGAGCCAGCTGACGGTAGATTCAGCCCGGGAACAATTGCTGGAGCAGGTCCGGCACGATATTCAAGACGAGGTCCGGGAATTGAAAGAGGAGCTTTTGGGCCGCTCGGAAAAGGAAGTCGAGGCAGAGGCCAAACGGACGCTTATCGCTTGCATGCAAAGGCTGAGCGCGGCCCCGCAGGAGGATATCACAGCGACGATTGTGGCGATTCCAAGCGATGATATGAAAGGTCGTATTATCGGCAGGGAAGGGCGTAACATTAAGTCCTTCGAGTCCATGACGGGAACGACGCTTTTAATCGATGAGACACCTGACAGCGTCTTGATTTCATCTTTTGACCCGGTTCGCCGGGAGACCGCCCGCCTTGCCCTTGAGGCTCTCATCAAGGATGGCCGCATTCACCCGAGCAGTATTGAGGAGGCCGTCAATCGCGCTGAAGAGGAAGTCAAGCAGAGCGTTGTTGACAGTGGTGAAGATGCCTTGCGCCGTCTCCGGCTCAATCGCATGCACCCGGAAATTGTATCTTGTCTGGGAAAATTGAGATTTCGTCTCTCGAATAATCAGAACTCACTCGAGCACTCCGTCGAGGTGGCTAATCTATGTGCCTTAATTGCTTCAGAGCTCGGGCTGGATACCGAACTGGCCAAGCGAAGTGGCCTCCTCCATGATATTGGAAAAGTCCTTGATCAGGATCATGAAGGCAGCCATGCCCTTGCCGGCAGCTATCTCCTGAAACGTCTAGGGACCGAAGATCCGAAGGTGGTCAATGCGGTTGCTGCACACCACAGTGAAGTCCCTGCAGAAAGCCCATATGTGGCCCTTGTGATGATCGCTGACAGCCTTAGCGCCACACGACCGGGGGTCCGTGCCGACAGCCTGGATGGATATCTTCACCGGGTACGCAGCCTCGAGGAAATTGCCCAGTCCATGGAAGGGGTCTCCGAGGCCTATGCCATCCAGGCCGGGCGTGAAATCCGTGTGATTGTCTCCCCGGGTTCCGTCAGTGAAGCGGACGCCGGCTTGCTCGCGCGGAATATTCGTCGCCGCATTGAGGACGAGCTCCAGTATCCGGGAACCATCAAGGTCACCGTCATCCGTGAGCAGCGGTTTTCGGAAACCGCACAATAA
- a CDS encoding ExbD/TolR family protein → MRKRTRRQEEPFQMAPMIDMVFLLLVFFMTVSTLAKDSRPETSLPVSETAQVPAEAPPRDVLTLIPDADSSRIFWYNKQVDGKALEGLLEKRGEGSELLLRGPPSLPWKFWKEIFEEIRTAGADEVVLGTFEN, encoded by the coding sequence ATGCGTAAACGAACCCGACGCCAGGAGGAGCCCTTCCAAATGGCTCCTATGATCGACATGGTGTTTCTGCTGCTGGTATTTTTCATGACGGTGAGCACGCTTGCCAAGGATTCCCGTCCAGAGACAAGCCTTCCTGTTTCGGAGACGGCACAAGTCCCCGCTGAGGCACCACCAAGGGATGTTCTCACGCTTATTCCGGATGCCGACTCGAGCAGGATATTCTGGTACAACAAGCAGGTTGATGGCAAAGCTTTGGAGGGCCTGCTTGAGAAGAGAGGCGAGGGGAGCGAGCTGCTCCTGCGCGGTCCCCCTTCGCTTCCCTGGAAGTTCTGGAAGGAGATATTCGAGGAAATTCGTACGGCTGGTGCGGATGAGGTGGTCCTGGGAACTTTTGAAAACTGA
- a CDS encoding ExbD/TolR family protein yields the protein MRQRRPMDAPEIPIAPMIDCVFLMLVYFMTTSSLEKSEADLPCPVGSAGMALDPLESIDEQQMTISPSGTVLWNGSSFDLLGSSTGYRSLCDRLKTFLNTCRLSGSEPSLRIQPHDDAPYQAVVTFLDAATLAGIEAIHFP from the coding sequence ATGCGTCAGCGACGGCCAATGGATGCCCCCGAGATTCCAATCGCCCCGATGATCGATTGCGTCTTCCTCATGCTTGTTTACTTCATGACAACCAGTTCACTCGAGAAGAGCGAGGCGGACCTCCCGTGTCCGGTTGGGTCGGCCGGCATGGCTCTTGATCCCCTTGAATCGATTGATGAACAGCAGATGACAATTTCTCCCTCGGGAACAGTCTTGTGGAACGGCTCGAGTTTTGACCTGCTGGGCTCATCCACGGGCTACAGGTCCTTGTGTGACAGGCTTAAGACTTTCCTCAACACGTGCAGGCTATCCGGTAGTGAACCATCACTACGAATTCAGCCACATGATGATGCACCTTACCAGGCGGTGGTCACCTTTCTGGATGCCGCCACGCTGGCCGGTATTGAGGCCATTCATTTCCCCTGA